A part of Streptomyces sp. DSM 40750 genomic DNA contains:
- a CDS encoding CU044_5270 family protein, with protein sequence MNDNPSPQGVPSSPGIPPAEDRDLPPGRHHALREHLMREIESGAEGRDTDRAEGPGARPLWRRPAFVAPAVAAALTAAVVVGAAVTQDAAVPPRTGTDSATAPARSAADLLERIARAAEKRPGPGPVRDDQFVYIKSTEDAVDATFDDTCVVQRVTLYDFESWTSVDGTLWGLDRSYENGRKTYEEKQHPKSKSSGAKAPMNYRAVRELPTDPEAMYKWLHTGRNARSRTDDSAFQTAGEILSENLVPPEVSAALFRAVAELPGVTAEFGVEDALGRGGIAIGRTPDEDRTERIEWIFDEETLEYLGERRVRVAPSGEDAGDEAGDGAGDDAGQGAERGGSTCPPVKDGTVLMSKAITEQAVVDKTGELP encoded by the coding sequence GTGAACGACAACCCGTCCCCCCAAGGCGTTCCCTCCTCCCCGGGCATCCCGCCCGCCGAGGACCGGGACCTCCCGCCGGGCCGTCACCACGCCTTGAGGGAGCACCTGATGCGGGAGATCGAGAGCGGCGCCGAGGGACGTGACACCGACAGGGCGGAGGGGCCGGGCGCACGGCCGCTCTGGCGGCGCCCCGCGTTCGTCGCGCCGGCGGTGGCCGCCGCGCTGACGGCCGCTGTCGTCGTGGGAGCCGCCGTCACCCAGGACGCCGCCGTACCGCCGAGGACGGGCACGGACAGCGCGACGGCTCCTGCGCGGAGCGCGGCCGATCTGCTGGAGCGGATCGCGCGGGCCGCCGAGAAGCGGCCAGGTCCTGGGCCGGTCCGCGACGACCAGTTCGTCTACATCAAGAGCACGGAGGACGCCGTCGACGCCACCTTCGACGACACCTGTGTGGTCCAGCGCGTCACCCTCTACGACTTCGAGTCCTGGACATCGGTCGACGGCACCCTCTGGGGGCTGGACCGGTCGTACGAGAACGGCAGGAAGACGTACGAGGAGAAGCAGCACCCCAAGTCCAAGTCGAGCGGCGCCAAGGCGCCCATGAACTACCGCGCGGTGCGGGAGCTGCCCACCGATCCCGAGGCGATGTACAAGTGGCTGCACACGGGGCGCAACGCACGGAGCAGGACCGACGACAGCGCCTTCCAGACCGCGGGCGAGATCCTGAGCGAGAACCTGGTGCCGCCGGAGGTGAGCGCCGCGCTCTTCCGGGCCGTCGCCGAACTGCCCGGCGTGACCGCGGAGTTCGGCGTGGAGGACGCCCTCGGCCGGGGCGGCATAGCGATCGGGCGCACGCCGGACGAGGACCGCACCGAGCGCATCGAGTGGATCTTCGACGAGGAGACGCTGGAGTACCTGGGCGAGCGGCGGGTGCGGGTCGCGCCGAGCGGCGAGGACGCGGGCGATGAGGCGGGGGACGGCGCGGGGGACGACGCGGGTCAGGGTGCGGAGCGGGGCGGGTCGACGTGTCCGCCGGTGAAGGACGGCACCGTCCTCATGTCCAAGGCGATCACCGAGCAGGCGGTGGTGGACAAGACGGGGGAACTGCCCTGA
- the resB gene encoding cytochrome c biogenesis protein ResB yields MTTTDSGNRENTAGRGSTATDDNDLGAAGSQLSTAPREDAPHLPSLGVIGWSRWFWRQLTSMRVALLLLFMLSLAAIPGSLIPQSGQDAARVADFTERHDILGPIYEKLGLFHVYSSVWFSAIYILLFVSLIGCIVPRTWQFVGQLRGRPPGAPKRLTRLPAYATWRTEAAPEQVREAALQALKKRRFRAHIAGDAVAAEKGYLREAGNLAFHIALIVMLVAFAWGQLYRAEGNKLIVEGDGFANTLTQYDDFKSGNLFTAEGLNPFSFDLKNFRGTYETSGPNKGTPRIYEASVDYAVGADGAEKSTKVEVNQPLEIDDSKVYLVSHGYAPVITIKDGRGKVVFNDAVPLLPLDANVTSTGAIKVMDGYRDARGKWDQLGIQAFFLPTYGGANTAVVSQFPALLNPRLNLTPYHGDLRVNGGIPQSVYQLDKSKLKGFKDSEGEQLRVNLKIGDSVTLPNGAGTITFDGVKEWAGFQVTQQPGSGWALAGAIAAIAGLAGSLFIQRRRVWVRATTGPDGVTVVEMAGLGRSESAKVPEELGDLAAVVHAEAPTVAEPDSARLPAADADSETEGADKP; encoded by the coding sequence ATGACGACGACCGACTCCGGCAACCGCGAGAACACGGCCGGGCGCGGGAGCACCGCCACCGATGACAACGACCTCGGTGCCGCCGGTTCGCAGCTCTCCACCGCCCCGCGGGAGGACGCGCCCCATCTGCCCTCGCTCGGGGTGATCGGCTGGTCCCGCTGGTTCTGGCGGCAGCTGACCTCCATGCGGGTCGCGCTGCTGTTGCTCTTCATGCTGTCGCTCGCGGCGATCCCCGGCTCGCTGATCCCGCAGTCGGGGCAGGACGCGGCGCGGGTCGCCGACTTCACGGAGCGGCACGACATCCTGGGGCCGATCTACGAGAAGCTCGGGCTGTTCCACGTCTACAGCTCGGTGTGGTTCTCGGCGATCTACATCCTTCTCTTCGTCTCGCTCATCGGCTGCATCGTGCCCCGGACCTGGCAGTTCGTCGGCCAGCTGCGCGGCCGGCCGCCGGGCGCGCCCAAGCGGCTGACCCGGCTGCCCGCCTACGCGACGTGGCGTACGGAGGCCGCGCCCGAGCAGGTGCGCGAGGCCGCGCTGCAGGCGCTGAAGAAGCGCCGGTTCCGCGCGCACATCGCCGGGGACGCGGTCGCCGCCGAGAAGGGCTATCTGCGGGAGGCGGGCAACCTCGCCTTCCACATCGCGCTGATCGTGATGCTCGTCGCCTTCGCCTGGGGTCAGCTCTACCGGGCCGAGGGCAACAAGCTGATCGTCGAGGGCGACGGCTTCGCCAACACCCTCACGCAGTACGACGACTTCAAGTCCGGGAACCTCTTCACCGCGGAGGGCCTCAACCCGTTCAGCTTCGACCTCAAGAACTTCCGGGGCACGTACGAGACGAGCGGGCCGAACAAGGGCACTCCGCGGATCTACGAGGCCTCCGTCGACTACGCCGTCGGCGCCGACGGCGCGGAGAAGTCGACCAAGGTCGAGGTCAACCAGCCGCTGGAGATCGACGACTCGAAGGTCTATCTCGTCAGCCATGGGTACGCCCCCGTCATCACCATCAAGGACGGCAGGGGCAAGGTCGTCTTCAACGACGCCGTGCCGCTGCTGCCGCTGGACGCCAACGTCACCTCCACCGGTGCGATCAAGGTCATGGACGGTTACCGCGACGCCCGGGGCAAGTGGGACCAGCTCGGTATCCAGGCCTTCTTCCTTCCGACGTACGGCGGTGCGAACACCGCTGTGGTCTCGCAGTTCCCGGCGCTGCTGAACCCCCGGCTGAATCTGACGCCGTACCACGGTGATCTCCGGGTCAACGGGGGCATCCCGCAGAGCGTGTACCAGCTCGACAAGTCGAAGCTGAAGGGGTTCAAGGACTCCGAGGGTGAGCAGCTGCGGGTGAACCTGAAGATCGGCGACTCCGTGACGCTGCCGAACGGTGCGGGCACGATCACCTTCGACGGGGTCAAGGAGTGGGCCGGCTTCCAGGTCACACAGCAGCCGGGCAGCGGGTGGGCGCTCGCCGGGGCGATCGCCGCGATCGCCGGTCTTGCCGGGTCCCTGTTCATCCAGCGGCGCCGGGTGTGGGTGCGCGCCACCACCGGCCCCGACGGGGTCACCGTCGTGGAGATGGCGGGGCTCGGGCGCAGTGAGTCGGCGAAGGTGCCGGAGGAGTTGGGCGATCTGGCCGCCGTTGTGCACGCCGAGGCCCCGACTGTCGCCGAGCCCGACTCCGCACGATTGCCCGCAGCCGACGCAGACTCCGAGACCGAAGGGGCTGATAAACCGTGA
- a CDS encoding stealth family protein: MTMNVSAQADSRRAAQLQAPPPSVMLRAYRRLLPLRMRRAVRARFGAEQWGRLRWRLERPAALMREARHRRLCARLKRRGLLRDGERVPVLTAGGTRIALLREGVTPLLAREHNLRLVLSTLEKAGVEHFVVRNAANSSSAVGISSEDRAAAESALVAMGADVPAYLTRTGGSERARDRRAEPVGSPRSWQRAAGRQVIRVFCYLADAATPGMVLGAGYGCDIEVWRPSEEGAELVAPRRNLTCERVRREAPVVEVPGRRFTRLVSEHTRPQPATVRTRREFAEPVPDDIHFPVDAVYTWVDGSDLAWQRRRATVVGEPYHPQAANAARYLSRDELRYSLRSLHMYAPWIRHVYLVTDQQVPAWLDTGHPRLTVVDHREIFTDPAVLPTFNSHAIESQLHHIEGLAEQFLYFNDDVFLGRPTVPQQFFLANGISKFFLSKALLPPVGSAGADDVPVSAAGLTNRRLLQARFGSSITQKMKHTPCALRRSVLAEIEQVFAEDHRRTAAHAFRGPDDISITNSLHHYYAFHTGRAVPGSIRYDYIDISQPGIAPRLRRLLASRSNVAFCLNDTVTCDAEGHTDVALVQRFLDGYFPAPSPFEHRPDHQPDHKEAFSPPCPSPSGSLTIPASSRPTAPIHARSTS, from the coding sequence ATGACCATGAACGTCTCGGCGCAGGCCGATTCGCGCCGCGCCGCACAGCTTCAGGCTCCACCGCCGTCCGTGATGCTCAGGGCCTATCGGAGGCTGCTGCCCCTGCGGATGCGCAGGGCCGTGCGGGCCCGGTTCGGTGCGGAGCAGTGGGGGAGGCTGCGGTGGCGGCTGGAGAGACCGGCGGCCCTGATGCGTGAGGCGCGGCACCGCCGGCTGTGCGCGCGACTGAAGCGCCGAGGGCTGCTGCGGGACGGCGAGCGGGTGCCCGTACTGACCGCCGGAGGGACCCGTATCGCTCTGCTGCGAGAGGGCGTGACGCCCCTTCTGGCCCGGGAGCACAATCTGCGACTGGTGCTGAGCACGCTGGAAAAGGCGGGCGTGGAGCACTTCGTCGTACGCAATGCCGCGAACTCCTCCTCCGCCGTGGGGATCAGCTCCGAAGACCGGGCGGCGGCCGAGAGCGCACTGGTCGCCATGGGCGCGGACGTGCCGGCGTACCTCACGCGGACGGGTGGATCCGAGCGGGCCCGGGACCGGCGCGCCGAACCGGTCGGCTCCCCGCGTTCCTGGCAGCGGGCCGCCGGCCGGCAGGTCATCCGCGTCTTCTGCTACCTGGCCGACGCCGCCACACCCGGCATGGTGCTCGGCGCGGGCTACGGCTGCGACATCGAGGTCTGGCGACCCTCCGAGGAGGGCGCCGAACTCGTGGCGCCGCGCCGCAACCTCACCTGCGAGCGCGTCCGCCGGGAGGCGCCCGTGGTCGAGGTCCCCGGTCGCCGCTTCACCCGGCTCGTGTCCGAGCACACCCGGCCGCAGCCCGCCACCGTGCGCACCCGGCGCGAGTTCGCCGAGCCGGTGCCCGACGACATCCACTTCCCCGTCGACGCCGTGTACACCTGGGTCGACGGCTCCGACCTCGCATGGCAGCGGCGCCGCGCAACGGTCGTGGGAGAGCCGTACCACCCGCAGGCCGCCAACGCGGCCCGCTATCTCAGCCGTGACGAGCTGCGCTATTCGCTGCGCTCGCTGCACATGTACGCCCCGTGGATCCGGCATGTCTACCTTGTCACCGACCAGCAGGTGCCCGCCTGGCTGGACACCGGACATCCCCGGCTCACGGTCGTCGACCACCGGGAGATCTTCACGGACCCCGCCGTGCTCCCGACGTTCAACTCGCACGCCATCGAGAGCCAGTTGCATCACATCGAGGGGCTCGCCGAGCAGTTCCTCTACTTCAACGACGACGTCTTCCTCGGGCGCCCCACGGTGCCGCAGCAGTTCTTCCTGGCCAACGGCATCAGTAAGTTCTTCCTCTCGAAGGCGTTGCTGCCGCCCGTCGGAAGCGCGGGCGCGGACGACGTACCGGTCTCCGCCGCGGGCCTCACCAACCGCCGGCTCCTTCAGGCCCGCTTCGGCAGCAGCATCACCCAGAAGATGAAGCACACACCGTGCGCGCTGCGGCGCAGTGTGCTGGCCGAGATCGAGCAGGTCTTCGCGGAGGACCACCGGCGCACCGCCGCCCACGCCTTCCGCGGCCCGGACGACATCTCGATCACCAACTCGCTGCACCACTACTACGCGTTCCACACGGGCCGGGCCGTCCCCGGCAGCATCCGCTACGACTACATCGACATCTCCCAGCCCGGCATCGCCCCACGGCTGCGCCGGCTGCTGGCCTCCAGATCGAATGTCGCCTTCTGCCTCAACGACACGGTGACCTGTGACGCCGAGGGCCACACCGATGTGGCACTCGTGCAGCGCTTTCTGGACGGCTACTTCCCCGCCCCCAGCCCTTTCGAGCACCGGCCCGACCACCAGCCCGACCACAAGGAGGCGTTCTCCCCGCCATGCCCCTCGCCATCAGGCTCCCTCACCATTCCGGCGTCCTCGAGGCCGACGGCTCCTATCCACGCG
- the ccsB gene encoding c-type cytochrome biogenesis protein CcsB, with product MTLAAATNENLANISNTLIYSAMAVYTLAFFAHIAEWLFGSRSKVGRTAAALTADADAVKKADAPAVTVKSAGGTSVLERPKVVVRAVAGARNVPDGPGAHGGDEQGDLYGRIAVSLTVVAFLVEFGGVLARALSVQRAPWGNMYEFNITFSTVAVGVYLSLLALKKNVRWLGLPLITTVLLDLGLAVTVLYTASDQLVPALHSYWLYIHVSTAIFCGAVFYVGAVGTIMYLFKDSYESKLASGGRPGRFASSVLERLPSSASLDKFSYRVNAAVFPLWTFTIIAGAIWAGDAWGRYWGWDPKETWSFITWVFYAAYLHARATAGWKGRKAAYIALAAFVCWLWNYYGVNILVSGKHSYADVSMAVLQSVGV from the coding sequence GTGACTCTCGCCGCCGCTACGAACGAGAACCTCGCGAACATCAGCAATACGCTGATCTACTCCGCGATGGCCGTGTACACCCTGGCCTTCTTCGCGCACATCGCTGAATGGCTGTTCGGCAGCCGGAGCAAGGTGGGCCGTACGGCGGCCGCGCTGACCGCTGATGCCGACGCGGTGAAGAAGGCGGACGCTCCCGCGGTGACGGTGAAGTCGGCCGGTGGGACGAGTGTGCTGGAGCGGCCGAAGGTCGTCGTGCGGGCCGTCGCCGGTGCGCGGAACGTGCCGGACGGGCCCGGGGCCCATGGCGGGGACGAGCAGGGCGACCTCTACGGCCGTATCGCCGTGTCCCTCACCGTGGTCGCCTTCCTCGTCGAGTTCGGCGGGGTGCTCGCGCGGGCGCTGTCGGTGCAGCGGGCGCCGTGGGGCAACATGTACGAGTTCAACATCACCTTCTCCACCGTGGCCGTCGGCGTGTACCTGTCGCTGCTCGCGCTGAAGAAGAATGTCCGCTGGCTCGGGCTCCCGCTCATCACGACGGTCCTCCTCGATCTCGGTCTCGCCGTCACTGTCTTGTACACCGCCAGCGACCAGTTGGTTCCCGCCCTCCACTCGTACTGGCTGTACATCCACGTCTCCACCGCGATCTTCTGCGGCGCGGTCTTCTACGTGGGCGCGGTCGGCACGATCATGTACCTCTTCAAGGACTCCTACGAGAGCAAGCTCGCGAGCGGTGGCCGGCCCGGCCGTTTCGCCAGTTCCGTCCTGGAGCGGCTGCCCTCCTCGGCCTCCCTCGACAAGTTCTCGTACCGCGTCAACGCCGCCGTCTTCCCGCTGTGGACGTTCACGATCATCGCGGGCGCGATCTGGGCGGGCGACGCGTGGGGCCGCTACTGGGGCTGGGACCCCAAGGAGACCTGGTCGTTCATCACCTGGGTGTTCTATGCCGCCTACCTGCACGCCCGCGCCACGGCCGGCTGGAAGGGCCGCAAGGCCGCGTACATCGCGCTCGCCGCGTTCGTGTGCTGGCTGTGGAACTACTACGGCGTGAACATCCTCGTCTCCGGCAAGCACTCCTACGCGGACGTGAGCATGGCCGTGCTGCAGTCCGTCGGCGTCTGA
- a CDS encoding RNA polymerase sigma factor produces METNDGDTGDRRELRARIRDGDAGAFGEVFDAYARSVYNHAFRLTGDWSTAEDIVSLTFLEAWRLRGRLDAEGGSPRPWLLGIATNVARNTRRAGRRHAAAVARLPRPESVRDFADEVAGNLDDKAYLKAVRTAVDRLRRPEREVLALCVWGGLDYAAAAEALGIPVGTVRSRLSRARTKLAAQLGTEPGGGRGQTKGGRTPVAGPIQEGKQ; encoded by the coding sequence GTGGAGACGAATGACGGGGACACGGGGGACCGGCGCGAGTTGCGCGCGCGGATCAGAGACGGGGACGCGGGCGCCTTCGGCGAGGTCTTCGACGCGTACGCGCGGTCCGTCTACAACCATGCCTTCCGGCTGACGGGGGACTGGTCGACGGCCGAGGACATCGTGTCGCTGACCTTCCTGGAGGCGTGGCGGTTGCGGGGGCGGCTGGACGCGGAGGGCGGTTCGCCGCGTCCGTGGCTGCTCGGCATCGCGACCAACGTGGCCCGCAACACCCGCCGTGCCGGCCGGCGGCACGCCGCGGCCGTCGCGCGGCTGCCGAGGCCGGAGTCCGTGCGGGACTTCGCCGACGAGGTCGCCGGGAACCTCGACGACAAGGCGTACCTGAAGGCCGTACGCACGGCGGTGGACCGCCTGCGACGCCCCGAGCGCGAGGTGCTCGCCCTGTGCGTCTGGGGCGGCCTCGACTACGCGGCCGCCGCCGAGGCGCTCGGCATCCCGGTCGGCACCGTACGCTCCCGGCTCTCCCGGGCCCGGACGAAGCTCGCCGCGCAGCTCGGCACGGAACCCGGCGGCGGCCGCGGACAGACAAAGGGCGGCCGCACACCCGTGGCCGGGCCCATCCAGGAGGGGAAGCAGTGA